One stretch of Novipirellula aureliae DNA includes these proteins:
- a CDS encoding MotA/TolQ/ExbB proton channel family protein, with translation MTMETANPNPYQAGDASIATPRTRATRWMIWTGAVTLSLAFLCLIATAIGMMWTFNTIATSSTTPRPSDLANGINSALIPSVAAAPLALVGIVLLILGFVRRQPVRDR, from the coding sequence TACCAAGCCGGCGACGCATCGATCGCTACACCACGAACTCGTGCAACTCGCTGGATGATCTGGACCGGTGCGGTCACCCTTTCGCTCGCGTTCCTTTGCCTGATTGCAACTGCCATCGGAATGATGTGGACGTTCAACACAATCGCGACATCATCAACGACACCCCGTCCTTCCGATCTTGCTAACGGTATCAATAGTGCGTTGATTCCTTCCGTTGCCGCCGCACCACTTGCTCTTGTCGGAATCGTATTGCTGATTCTTGGATTCGTACGACGTCAACCCGTACGTGACAGATAA